A portion of the Myxococcales bacterium genome contains these proteins:
- a CDS encoding DUF3570 domain-containing protein gives MRFSFRAITVAGFLLATALSGPRALAAPPEDVATVIEKVLSDDFANANYGDARKKLKTLLDRCKKESCPPKLTGQVHIAAGMVLVQIGKTDEGKASFAEALNIDGTAALPTSSAVTPAMKTAFADAQRSWIVANNPDDPGKASWTNKQALDYAKQAIAADAAGNLGDCIEKEKAALQIEDQPRGRLHLASCYERSGKVIDGLRESQKVLAAGIQKNDAVIIKAAQARINALLPRVAKIGFEVPAGVPDMKVTFDDKVVPKEKLSQKFSIDPGKHKIHAEGTVRGVLLVFDEVREVKDGENALVTVTLKPSALTEGQIACMFAAKSQEDILNCLPQDKKPLVVRVGLDVGTYTDTTSVQVLTPGLNASITSPTQGWNVGGSYLVDIVSAASPDVISTASHFFRDTRHAGAVSGGYKPSFYGAQASASLSVENDYTSRNFGATLLAELMDKRWTPTLGYYRTQDTIGRAGTSYDVFSRELGINEIVAGSSIVMTPTAVLQLGFTLQSERGDQSKPYRYVPLFPSGVGIPIGATYDQVNAFRLPTRPLEQLPVARERYALAGRYIKRIGTATLRAEERAYFDTWGVKASSTDVRYLLDLTRRLRVGPHARIHFQMPASFYKRKYIGTLNADGSIDLPKYRTTDRELGQLLSVTGGGTARLELSPPEEKVQFGIQLDADAMYTRYFDALYIKSRLALWGVLRFEAEFQ, from the coding sequence GTGCGCTTCTCGTTCCGCGCGATCACCGTCGCCGGCTTCCTTCTGGCCACCGCCCTTTCAGGCCCACGTGCGCTCGCCGCGCCTCCTGAGGACGTCGCGACGGTCATTGAAAAAGTTCTGAGCGACGATTTTGCGAACGCCAACTACGGCGATGCGCGAAAGAAGCTCAAAACGCTCCTGGATCGCTGCAAGAAGGAGAGCTGCCCCCCCAAGCTGACGGGCCAGGTGCACATCGCCGCCGGCATGGTCCTCGTCCAGATCGGCAAGACCGACGAGGGCAAGGCGAGCTTCGCCGAAGCGCTCAACATCGACGGGACTGCGGCACTGCCGACGTCGTCGGCGGTCACGCCGGCCATGAAGACGGCGTTCGCCGACGCGCAGCGCTCGTGGATCGTCGCCAACAACCCCGACGACCCGGGGAAGGCCTCGTGGACCAACAAGCAGGCCCTCGACTACGCGAAGCAGGCCATCGCCGCCGACGCCGCCGGCAACCTCGGCGACTGCATCGAGAAGGAAAAGGCGGCGCTCCAGATCGAAGATCAGCCGCGCGGTCGCTTGCACCTCGCGTCTTGTTACGAGCGCTCCGGCAAGGTCATCGACGGCCTCCGTGAGTCGCAGAAGGTCCTCGCCGCTGGCATCCAGAAGAACGATGCCGTCATCATCAAAGCGGCGCAGGCGCGCATCAATGCGCTCTTGCCGCGCGTGGCCAAGATCGGCTTCGAGGTCCCCGCCGGCGTCCCCGACATGAAGGTCACCTTCGACGACAAGGTCGTGCCGAAGGAGAAGCTCTCGCAGAAGTTCTCGATCGATCCGGGCAAGCACAAGATCCACGCGGAAGGCACCGTGCGTGGCGTGCTCCTCGTCTTCGACGAGGTTCGCGAGGTGAAGGATGGCGAAAACGCCCTCGTCACCGTGACGCTGAAGCCGAGCGCCCTGACGGAAGGGCAAATCGCCTGCATGTTCGCGGCGAAATCGCAGGAAGACATCCTCAACTGTCTCCCGCAAGACAAGAAGCCGCTCGTCGTGCGCGTCGGCCTCGATGTCGGGACTTACACCGACACGACCAGCGTCCAGGTGCTCACGCCCGGTCTCAACGCGTCGATCACGTCGCCCACGCAAGGTTGGAACGTTGGCGGAAGTTACCTCGTCGACATCGTCTCGGCCGCGTCGCCGGACGTCATCTCCACGGCGTCACACTTCTTCCGCGACACGCGCCACGCGGGCGCCGTGAGCGGCGGTTACAAGCCGAGCTTCTACGGCGCGCAGGCGAGCGCGAGCTTGTCGGTCGAGAACGACTACACGTCGCGGAACTTCGGCGCCACGCTCCTCGCCGAGCTCATGGACAAGCGGTGGACGCCGACGCTCGGCTACTACCGAACGCAGGACACGATCGGTCGCGCCGGCACGAGCTACGACGTCTTCAGCCGAGAGCTCGGCATCAACGAGATCGTCGCCGGCAGCTCCATCGTGATGACGCCTACGGCGGTCCTTCAGCTCGGCTTCACGCTGCAAAGCGAGCGTGGCGATCAGTCCAAGCCGTACCGCTACGTGCCGCTGTTCCCCTCCGGCGTCGGCATTCCCATCGGGGCCACGTACGATCAGGTCAACGCGTTTCGGCTGCCCACGCGCCCCCTCGAGCAGCTGCCCGTGGCTCGCGAGCGCTACGCGTTGGCGGGCCGGTACATCAAGCGCATCGGAACGGCGACGCTCCGGGCGGAGGAGCGTGCGTACTTCGACACGTGGGGCGTCAAGGCTTCCTCGACCGACGTGCGTTACCTGCTCGATCTGACCCGCCGCCTACGCGTCGGGCCCCACGCTCGCATTCACTTCCAGATGCCCGCGAGCTTCTACAAGCGCAAGTACATCGGCACGCTCAACGCCGACGGCTCCATCGACCTCCCCAAGTACCGAACGACGGACCGAGAGCTGGGCCAGCTCCTCTCGGTCACTGGCGGCGGAACGGCGCGGCTCGAGCTGTCGCCGCCCGAGGAGAAAGTTCAGTTCGGCATCCAGCTGGACGCCGACGCCATGTACACGCGCTACTTCGATGCGCTCTACATCAAGTCGCGCCTTGCCCTGTGGGGGGTCCTTCGTTTCGAGGCTGAGTTCCAATGA
- a CDS encoding HDIG domain-containing protein translates to MSAPPSNSGPGKPDAAIDALAWAAARAEESAEGEAAAPTSTREDFGAALLHAPDKVRAYLDRVVMGRNPEAGLDALLDAHALATLFPEVEAMVGFGDGEWRHKDVWKHTKQVVRQAVPRLEVRWASLFHDIGKVKTRSISPEGKVHFFGHAEVGARMFDRIDRRVPLFSSEPAFRSTVRFLVLHHLRANQYEPSWTDSAVRRFARELGDHLDDLLCLARADITTKRPEKKRKGLSQISELDARIRSLAEADAKQPPLPSGIGDEIMKTFALPPSRLIGDIKRALESAVESGELPPHEPSEFYLEAIRNNPERFHLPK, encoded by the coding sequence ATGAGCGCGCCCCCCTCCAACTCCGGCCCCGGCAAGCCCGACGCAGCCATCGACGCCCTTGCGTGGGCGGCGGCGCGGGCCGAGGAGTCGGCGGAAGGCGAAGCGGCGGCCCCCACGTCGACGCGCGAGGACTTCGGCGCCGCGCTCCTGCACGCGCCCGACAAGGTTCGCGCGTACCTCGATCGCGTCGTGATGGGACGGAATCCCGAAGCGGGCCTCGATGCCTTGCTCGACGCGCACGCCCTCGCGACGTTGTTCCCAGAAGTCGAGGCGATGGTGGGCTTTGGCGATGGCGAGTGGCGTCACAAGGACGTGTGGAAACACACCAAGCAGGTCGTTCGTCAGGCCGTGCCGCGCCTCGAAGTACGATGGGCGTCGTTGTTCCATGACATTGGCAAGGTCAAGACGCGATCCATCTCGCCGGAAGGCAAAGTGCACTTCTTTGGGCACGCCGAGGTTGGCGCGCGAATGTTCGATCGCATCGACCGACGCGTGCCGCTCTTCTCGTCGGAGCCGGCATTCCGCTCAACGGTTCGCTTTTTGGTCTTGCATCATCTGCGCGCAAACCAATACGAGCCGTCCTGGACCGACAGCGCCGTCCGGCGTTTCGCCCGCGAGCTGGGCGATCACCTCGACGACCTGCTCTGCTTGGCCCGCGCAGACATCACGACAAAGCGCCCCGAAAAGAAGCGGAAAGGTCTGTCGCAGATCTCCGAGCTCGACGCGCGCATCCGCAGCTTGGCGGAGGCCGACGCGAAGCAGCCTCCCTTGCCATCGGGCATCGGCGACGAGATCATGAAGACCTTCGCCCTTCCGCCGTCGCGCCTCATCGGCGACATCAAGCGAGCCCTGGAGTCGGCCGTGGAGAGCGGCGAGCTGCCGCCGCACGAGCCCTCCGAGTTCTACCTGGAAGCCATTCGAAACAACCCCGAGCGCTTTCACCTGCCGAAGTAG